The Zygosaccharomyces rouxii strain CBS732 chromosome G complete sequence genome contains a region encoding:
- the SDH2 gene encoding succinate dehydrogenase iron-sulfur protein subunit SDH2 (highly similar to uniprot|P21801 Saccharomyces cerevisiae YLL041C SDH2 Iron-sulfur protein subunit of succinate dehydrogenase (Sdh1p Sdh2p Sdh3p Sdh4p) which couples the oxidation of succinate to the transfer of electrons to ubiquinone) has product MMNSVLKRSVVNGLNLQRGLATATAVAPRLKNFKVYRWSPDEPSKKPYLQTFQVDLNECGPMVLDALLKIKNEQDATLTLRRSCREGICGSCAMNIGGRNTLACLCKIDQNESKDLKVYPLPHMYIVKDLVPDLTNFYQQYKSIQPYLQRKSYPEDGKEILQSVEDRKKLDGLYECILCACCSTSCPSYWWNQEQYLGPAVLLQAYRWLIDSRDQAAQTRKAMLQNTMSLYRCHTIMNCTRTCPKGLNPGLAIAEIKKELATD; this is encoded by the coding sequence ATGATGAACTCAGTTTTAAAGAGGAGCGTTGTTAACGGTttaaatttacaaagaggTTTAGCTACGGCTACAGCTGTGGCACCACGTTTAAAGAACTTTAAGGTTTACAGATGGTCGCCCGACGAACCATCTAAAAAACCATACCTACAAACTTTCCAAGTGGATTTGAATGAATGTGGTCCTATGGTTTTGGATGCATTGCTAAAGATTAAAAACGAACAGGATGCCACTTTAACTTTGAGAAGATCCTGTAGAGAAGGTATCTGCGGTTCATGTGCCATGAACATTGGTGGTAGAAACACTTTAGCATGTCTATGTAAGATTGATCAGAATGAatcaaaggatttgaagGTTTATCCACTACCCCACATGTACATCGTTAAGGATTTGGTTCCAGATTTGACCAACTTCTACCAACAATATAAATCCATTCAGCCATATTTGCAAAGAAAGAGTTACCCAGAGGACGGTAAGGAAATTTTGCAAAGCGTGGAAGACCGTAAGAAATTGGATGGTCTTTATGAATGTATTCTTTGTGCATGCTGCTCTACTTCATGTCCATCTTACTGGTGGAATCAAGAACAATACTTGGGTCCTGCAGTTTTGTTGCAAGCTTACAGATGGTTAATCGATTCCAGAGACCAAGCCGCACAAACTAGAAAGGCAATGTTGCAGAACACTATGTCTCTTTACAGATGTCACACCATTATGAACTGTACCAGAACCTGTCCTAAGGGTTTGAACCCAGGTCTTGCCATTGCTGAAATCAAAAAGGAATTGGCAACGGACTAA
- the FPS1 gene encoding Fps1p (uniprot|Q6RW11 Zygosaccharomyces rouxii FPS1 Glycerol facilitator), with protein sequence MPDTQDGKSNSQKLLNDYLSNPDPGPSPSAPQPTTAGTGDTSTTAADVNLQGNKNFDNSGNSGIESRHKSSSNWNDDGYDYEMQNYYPQPYTQRTSRARSNTNYIPHYMTGPDSQYPIQEVVPNTQMAVATGSDPAANRADGFGHSVRSRAPTIRSNVPDFHSILGSTRSKPHSHNGSHIRSNSSGRSSAASAAADSENHGNETGDGVNSGSSNHALSTPLMVRPKTLHQNPQTPTVLPSAYHPINNWTSLKHGYLKEFLAEFVGTMVMIIFGNAVNCQVNVASKIQQENFDKALQKVSNSPEQLRETAEAFKNLVSSTSGGTFDEVALGWAAATTMGYFAAGGSAISGGHLNPSITVVNFIFRGFPFKNVFIYVTGQLLGAFVGALILFIFYKRVIEEGFPGEWWKNETVAGIFCVFPKPYLSTSRQFVSEYICTALLQIGTFALTDPYTSLSSDLFPLMLFILMYILNASLSYQTGSAMNMARDLGPRLALYAVGFNRHMLWVNHHHFFWVPIVAPFLGSITGGLIYDVCIYQGHESPVNWPIATYKDILRRSWLRRRQWKGRSNWPVIGKKLSNNPAPSEFSDFSYEDDDEDRGNPFQNPKTDPSKVSLVQEADPGADTRSPDSVHFKSVQGDSRRLHGEIPTIMEENPSLETESLGSLTSLSINNNDNNGPTSNDGIPSFPTVQKKQE encoded by the coding sequence ATGCCAGATACACAAGATGGAAAATCTAATTCTCAAAAGTTACTGAATGACTACTTGTCAAATCCCGATCCAGGCCCATCGCCATCCGCACCACAGCCAACAACTGCAGGTACGGGCGATACTTCTACGACTGCAGCGGATGTGAATTTACAAGGTAATAAAAATTTCGATAATAGCGGTAATAGTGGAATTGAAAGTAGGCATAAATCTTCATCGAATTGGAATGACGACGGCTACGATTATGAGATGCAAAATTATTACCCTCAGCCGTATACTCAGAGGACATCAAGGGCCAGAAGTAACACTAATTATATCCCCCACTATATGACAGGTCCAGATTCTCAGTATCCTATTCAGGAAGTTGTACCTAATACTCAAATGGCAGTTGCCACTGGTTCCGACCCGGCGGCAAATCGGGCCGATGGTTTCGGCCACTCCGTGAGGTCTCGCGCACCAACAATTAGATCTAACGTACCTGATTTCCATTCTATTCTTGGAAGTACTAGGAGTAAACCTCATAGTCATAATGGATCTCATATCCGCAGTAACAGCTCAGGGAGGAGCTCGGCGGCTTCCGCAGCCGCCGATAGCGAAAATCATGGGAATGAAACCGGAGACGGGGTTAACAGCGGTAGTAGTAATCATGCATTGAGTACGCCATTGATGGTTAGACCAAAGACCCTACATCAAAACCCTCAAACTCCAACGGTTCTACCTTCCGCTTATCATCCTATTAATAATTGGACATCTTTGAAGCACGGATATCTTAAAGAGTTTTTGGCCGAATTTGTTGGCACTATGGTAATGATTATATTTGGTAATGCGGTTAATTGTCAGGTTAATGTAGCCAGTAAAATTcaacaagagaattttgatAAGGCTTTACAAAAAGTGAGTAACTCACCAGAACAATTGCGCGAAACTGCAGAAGCctttaaaaatttggtctCTTCTACATCAGGTGGTACTTTCGATGAAGTCGCTCTAGGTTGGGCAGCAGCTACTACCATGGGATATTTTGCCGCCGGTGGTAGTGCAATTTCGGGTGGACATTTAAATCCGTCAATTACAGTTGTGAATTTTATATTTCGTGGATTCCCGTTTAAAAACGTTTTCATCTATGTTACGGGACAATTACTTGGTGCATTTGTAGGTGCATtgattctttttattttttacaaaagggttattgaagaaggatTCCCCGGTGAATGGTGGAAAAATGAAACCGTAGCAGGTATATTTTGCGTCTTCCCCAAACCTTACTTGTCCACATCTCGTCAATTTGTCTCGGAATATATCTGCACTGcacttttacaaattggTACCTTTGCTCTGACCGATCCATATACTTCTCTTTCCAGTGATCTTTTCCCATTGATGCTGTTTATTTTAATGTACATTTTGAATGCATCTTTATCATATCAAACAGGATCAGCAATGAATATGGCAAGAGATTTAGGGCCCAGATTAGCGCTTTATGCCGTTGGATTTAATAGACACATGCTATGGGTCAACCACCATCATTTTTTTTGGGTACCGATAGTGGCACCATTCTTAGGTTCAATTACTGGCGGATTAATATACGATGTTTGCATTTACCAAGGTCACGAATCACCTGTTAATTGGCCAATAGCTACTTATAAAGATATCCTTCGGAGATCATGGTTGAGAAGACGTCAATGGAAAGGTCGTTCAAATTGGCCCGTAATTGGTAAGAAACTTTCAAATAACCCAGCACCATCAGAATTTAGCGATTTCTCATATGAAgacgacgatgaagatAGAGGTAACCCTTTCCAAAATCCGAAGACAGATCCTTCCAAAGTGTCCTTGGTACAAGAGGCTGACCCAGGTGCTGATACAAGGTCTCCAGATTCTGTTCACTTTAAATCAGTACAAGGAGACAGTAGGCGGCTTCACGGCGAAATTCCTACAATTATGGAGGAGAATCCTAGCCTCGAGACCGAATCGTTAGGTTCGTTAACCTCACTATCaattaataataatgacaATAATGGCCCTACTTCGAATGACGGCATACCATCTTTTCCCACCGTTCAAAAGAAACAGGAATAA
- the GOS1 gene encoding Gos1p (highly similar to uniprot|P38736 Saccharomyces cerevisiae YHL031C GOS1 v-SNARE protein involved in Golgi transport homolog of the mammalian protein GOS-28/GS28), which yields MSQSFVTVRSQAISLESQVESLLSKYSTFAQTTSSEQTSQEKRLDTQLEELLNQRQDVVERLGTICDENPTISASKLSQLQRHREMLKEHWQNLRNIRSSIQQERNRLNLLFSVKSDIAQQRTEDSTVPFEDDEDYYRGESRRVDQSHNLVDRLISQAWETRDQFSAQSNLLQSGSNRVLQTLHRVPGINQLIARIGTRRRKNVLVMASVIVICILLLFFTW from the coding sequence ATGTCCCAGTCCTTTGTCACAGTTAGAAGTCAAGCCATATCATTAGAATCGCAGGTTGAATCGTTgctttccaaatattccacATTTGCTCAAACAACAAGTTCTGAACAAACGTCACAAGAGAAAAGGTTAGATactcaattggaagaacTCCTAAATCAGAGACAAGATGTTGTTGAAAGACTAGGTACAATTTGTGATGAGAATCCTACGATATCAGCATCTAAATTATCGCAATTACAACGTCATAGGGAGATGTTGAAGGAGCACTGGCAAAATCTCCGTAATATAAGATCTTCAATTCAGCAGGAACGTAATAGACTCAACTTACTGTTTAGTGTCAAGAGTGATATTGCTCAACAACGTACAGAAGATAGTACAGTACCTTTtgaagacgatgaagatTACTATAGGGGAGAATCTCGTAGGGTTGATCAGTCTCATAACTTGGTCGACAGGTTAATTTCTCAAGCATGGGAAACAAGAGATCAATTCAGTGCACAATCTAATCTTTTACAAAGCGGTAGTAATCGAGTCCTTCAGACTTTACACAGAGTTCCTGGTataaatcaattgatcgCAAGAATTGGGACTAGAAGACGTAAAAACGTATTGGTTATGGCCAGTGTGATTGTAATTTGCATCTTGCTTCTATTCTTCACCTGGTGA
- the ATG10 gene encoding E2-like conjugating enzyme (similar to uniprot|Q07879 Saccharomyces cerevisiae YLL042C ATG10 Enzyme that mediates formation of the Atg12p-Atg5p conjugate which is a critical step in autophagy), whose protein sequence is MRFEEYRAQLPSLKHSLQDCDKVKNLHYNPLKSTIHIHIQWDVTEFNISHLECKITYSQTYHEPQLLLRIWKFSQIEGIDCIEPWFPKQIDRILPLPNWFQFGLDTISTSSSDNPAAWYSIHACDTADIVGDRSIFQSTYLSRWASVFLFDWIQNVD, encoded by the coding sequence atgagatttgaagaatataGGGCCCAGTTACCATCGCTGAAGCATTCTTTACAGGATTGTGATAAGGTTAAAAACTTGCATTATAATCCCTTAAAATCAACTATTCACATACATATACAGTGGGATGTAACGGAATTCAACATATCTCATTTAGAATGCAAGATAACGTATTCACAGACTTATCATGAGCCGCAATTACTTTtaagaatttggaaatttagCCAAATCGAAGGTATTGATTGTATAGAACCTTGGTTCCCTAAACAAATCGATCGTATTTTACCCCTGCCCAATTGGTTCCAGTTTGGACTAGATACAATTTCTACATCTTCAAGTGATAATCCAGCAGCGTGGTATTCAATTCATGCGTGTGACACCGCTGACATTGTTGGTGATAGATCTATCTTCCAATCAACGTATTTGTCAAGATGGGCATCAGTTTTTCTATTTGATTGGATTCAAAACGTAGATTGA